AAACggcgtctccctctgttgtccagactctagtgcagtggttcaatctcggctcactgcaacctccgcctccccgattcaagcgattctcctgcgtcagcctccccagtatctgagactacaggtgcccgccacccatttttgtatttttagtagggacggggtttcaccatgttggccaggctggcctcgaactcctcaccttaggtgatccgcccgcctcggcctcccaaagtgctgggattacaggcgtgagccaccatgcccagcctggaaataGGAGGACAGTAATATTGCGAGGGGTTGGCTGTGAGATGGTTTATCTCCAGGAAGGTTTCCGGGAGGAAGTGATTCTAGCTGGGCTTGTATTCAGGGACCAGAATATCCACTGGTTCTTTGCCCCACAGTAATGAATTTACTTCCCCACCCCTATCAGGATGCAGAAAGCCTCAGTGTTGCTCTTCCTGGCCTGGGTCTGCTTCCTCTTCTACGCTGGCATTGCCCTCTTCACCAGTGGCTTCCTGCTCACCCGTTTGGAGCTCACCAACCATAGCAGCTGCCAAGAGCCCCCAGGCCCTGGGTCCCTGCCATGGGGGAGCCAAGGGAAACCTGGGGCCTGCTGGATGGCTTCCCGATTTTCGCGGGTTGTGTTGGTGCTGATAGATGCTCTGCGATTTGACTTCGCCCAGCCCCAGCACTCACACGTGCCTGGAGAGCCTCCTGTCTCCCTACCCTTCCTGGGCAAACTAAGCTCCTTGCAGAGGATCCTGGAGATTcagccccaccatgcccggctctacCGATCTCAGGTTGACCCTCCTACCACCACCATGCAGCGCCTCAAGGCCCTCACCACTGGCTCACTGCCTACCTTTATTGATGCTGGTAGTAACTTTGCCAGCCACGCCATAGTGGAAGACAATCTCATTAAGCAGCTTACCAGTGCAGGTCAGTGTGGGCCACTTTGAAGGCCAGAAGTACCTTGGCaaatttcttcaaaatttgaAGTCAGGGAGTCAGACCTTTGGGTGCCCAGATGCACACTTGACTGTGGTGTAGGGGgacagaggagaagaaagaggccaGGGCCCTGCTGGTAGGGAGCTCAGtttgggagacagaggagaaGGGATCTGGGCTTTGTTCCTATGAAGCTTCTAATCTGAATGGAGTATAAGTTTTATTCTTGGAGACCTCTCAGtaaaagggagaagggaagaagagaagatgTGGATCTTGGCTTGCAAGTGTggagaagaaagcagagaaataCAGGCCCTGTTCATTCACTGACTTGGAAGAAACAGGATACACCCAGGAAAAACAACTCAGTAGAGCTACCCAGAGACAGAACTAGGAGAGCATTTTGTAGGAAGGATAAGTGTGAGGTCTGGGTGGAGTACGGTTATCAGGGAAAGCTTCCTGGTGGAAAATATTAGGCCCTGAAGGATAAGGATTGCTGTATGGAATTGCTGTACTTTAGGTTGCATGGTTGGGACTTCTGATGGGTCTTTAAAGggcctcttttcctcttttctcctaaCCCTGACGTTTGCTCAGGCTCTGACCTCTCTTTCATGTCCCTGCAGGAAGGCGTGTAGTCTTCATGGGAGATGATACCTGGAAAGACCTTTTCCCTGGTGCTTTCTCCAAAGCTTTCTTCTTCCCATCCTTCAATGTCAGAGACCTAGACACAGTGGACAATGGCATCCTGGAACACCTCTACCCCACCAGTGAGCATGGGGCCAGAGCACTTAGTTCTAAGACTGGGAGCTGGGGAGAACTGCTTTAGTCCACAAATTCTGAGCCACCTATGGGTGTAACAGCCTGGGCTTGTATCCCTGGACATAGAGGAGTGTCAAAGCCTGGCTGGGGTTGAGGAGTGGGTCTTAGTCTTCTGTGCTCAGTGTTCTCCCCTTCACAGTGGACAGTGGTGAATGGGACGTGCTGATTGCTCACTTCCTGGGTGTGGACCACTGTGGCCACAAGCATGGCCCTCACCACCCTGAAATGGCCAAGAAACTTAGCCAGATGGACCAGGTGATCCAGTGAGTGTGGGGTATTGGCTGGGGGAGTGGGTTTGTGTCTGAGAATCTCGAAGAAGCTCTTATCTTAGAGCTTCTTTCCTGGCTGAATTCTGTCTTCTCTAGGCCTTCTGCTGAAGCTAGAGGCCCCATCCATCTTGATTAACTCAATGTGTAGCTTTGGGCATCAGGATCATGGCCGGAAGACTTGTCTCTTTGCCAAAGGTTTAGGCCTTACTAATGGAGTTATAGCTGGGGATGAATAGGCCCCTggagaaaaatcttttttctttttgagaaaaatatttatccGTTTCTACTCCTGACACATTTCTTGGCCCCCAGGGGACTTGTGGAGCGTCTGGAGAATGACACACTGCTGGTAGTGGCTGGGGACCATGGGATGACCACAAATGGAGACCATGGAGGGGACAGTGAGCTGGAGGTCTCAGCTGCTCTCTTTCTGTATAGCCCCACAGCAGTCTTCCCCAGCACCCCACCAGAGGTGAGGCTTGGGATGTTCCTCATCTGTTCTCCCAGTAATCAGCCCATGTTACCATTACAGCATCCTCATGAATACCTCTATTTTAGGCCCCCAAATCCATGATCCTGGGTATCCTCCACTCTCATTTCTTACCTAGGCCCCTATGTCTGCCATCCCAAACATTGACTTCAGCTTTGTGATGAATCTGTTGACCACTGTCATTTTCCTTTAGGAGCCAGAGGTGATTCCTCAAGTTAGCCTTGTGCCCACGCTGGCCCTGCTGCTGGGCCTGCCCATCCCATTTGGGAATATCGGGGAAGTGATGGCTGAGCTATTCTCAGGGGGTGAGGACTCCCAGCCCCACTCCTCTGCTTTAGCGCAAGCCTCAGCTCTCCATCTCAATGCTCAGCAGGTAGGTAAGCGGGCTGGGTTTCCAGGTGACAGAGCTAGGGTGGGCATGAAAGAAGCATAATGAACCACTCTTTTGTCCTTTGACTAGTCTTAGTCCCACCTTCCATATCCCTCTTCCGTTATCCCTCCCTTCCCCGATCCTGGACAGAGTTTGGGTCCTTGACTTCCAGGTACCCCCTTTTGTAATACCTATTCTTGCCTCTGCCCCAATTTATGTCTCTGACTTGTTCCCCTTGGCCTCTGACCTTTTCTCTGCCAGGTGTCCCGATTTCTTCATACCTACTCAGCTGCTACTCAGGACCTTCAAGCTAAGGAGCTTCATCAGCTGCAGAACCTCTTCTCCAAGGCCTCTGCTGACTACCAGTGGCTTCTCCAGAGCCCCAAGGGGGCTGAGGCGACACTGCCGACTGTGATTGCTGAGCTGCAGCAGTTCCTGCGGGGAGCTCGGGCCATGTGCATCGAGTCTTGGGCTCGTTTCTCTCTGGTCCGCATGGCGGGGGGTACTGCTCTCTTGGCTGCTTCCTGCTTTATCTGCCTGCTGGCATCTCAGTGGGCAATATCCCCAGGCTTTCCATTCTGCCCTCTACTCCTGACACCTGTGGCCTGGGGCCTGGTTGGGGCCATAGCGTATGCTGGACTCCTGGGAACTATTGAGCTGAAGCTAGATCTAGTGCTTCTAGGggctgtggctgcagtgagctcattCCTGCCTTTTCTGTGGAAAGCCTGGGCTGGCTGGGGGTCCAAGAGGCCTCTGGCAACCCTGTTTCCCATCCCTGGGCCCGTCCTGTTACTCCTGCTGTTTCGCTTGGCTGTGTTCTTCTCTGATAGTTTTGTTGTAGCTGAGGCCAGGGCCACCCCCTTCCTTTTGGGCTCATTCATCCTGCTCCTGGTTGTCCAGCTTCACTGGGAGGGCCAGCTGCTTCCACCTAAGCTACTCACAATGCCCCGCCTTGGCACTTCAGCCACAACAAACCCCCCACGGCACAATGGTGCATATGCCCTGAGGCTTGGAATTGGGTTGCTTTTATGTACAAGGCTAGCTGGGCTTTTTCATCGTTGCCCTGAAGAGACACCTGTTTGCCACTCCTCTCCCTGGCTGAGTCCTCTGGCATCCATGGTGGGTGGTCGAGCCAAGAATTTGTGGTATGGAGCTTGTGTGGCGGCGCTGGTGGCCCTGTTAGCTGCTGTGCGCTTGTGGCTTCGCCGCTATGGTAATCTCAAGAGCCCCGAGCCACCCATGCTCTTTGTGCGCTGGGGACTGCCCCTAATGGCATTGGGTACTGCTGCCTACTGGGCATTGGCGTCGGGGGCAGATGAGGCTCCCCCCCGTCTCCGGGTCCTGGTCTCTGGGGCATCCATGGTGCTGCCTCGGGCTGTAGCAGGGCTGGCTGCTTCAGGGCTCGCGCTGCTGCTCTGGAAGCCTGTGACGGTGCTGGTGAAGGCTGGGGCAGGCGCTCCAAGGACCAGGACTGTCCTCACTCCCTTCTCAGGCCCCCCCACTTCTCAAGCTGACCTGGATTATGTGGTCCCTCAAATCTACCGACACATGCAGGAGGAGTTCCGGGGCCGGTTAGAGAGGACCAAATCTCAGGGTCCCCTGACTGTGGCTGCTTATCAGTTGGGGAGTGTCTACTCAGCTGCTATGGTCACAGCCCTCACCCTGTTGGCCTTCCCACTTCTGCTGTTGCATGCGGAGCGCATCAGCCTTGTGTTCCTGCTTCTGTTTCTGCAGAGCTTCCTTCTCCTACATCTGCTTGCTGCTGGGATACCCGTCACCACCCCTGGTAAATATCTCAGCTCTGATTCACTTAAAGACAATAGTGATGTGAGTTCGGCCCCTCTTGTTTTCAAGGAGGTGTTGCTCCTCATGTTCCTGAGCTTgacagagggtcccatgccccaCACAACTAGGAAGGTCTTCTTGGTGTCCTCTCTCTTATCTGCCATAGCCAAGCAAATTGATCCCTCCTGTTGGTTCCCAGGGTTCATGGAGAGGAGAGACAAGGAGTCCTCTAAGACTCCTTGTGGAAATGCTGCATCCTCATGAGCACATTTCTTGATTTTCCAGTGATGGAAGTAGTAAATTGTGAATATATAATGGCACTGAGCTGTATGTgtttgagagaaagaaagagattggCCATAGCAGGATTCAGATAAGCCTGATGGCGCTTTTGTACCACAGAGAGAATTAGAATAACAGAATGTTGACTGTAAGGAGGTTGGGCTGATAGGCATGTGTGTATGAGAATTGATACTGAAGTAATAGGAGTATATGATTGTGGAGCAGTAGCCTATGGATTAGGGAATAAGAAGTGACTGTAACGTGGCATATCTTTTCTTCCAGGTCCTTTTACTGTGCCATGGCAGGCAGTCTCGGCTTGGGCCCTCATGGCCACACAGACCTTCTACTCCACAGGCCACCAGCCTGTCTTTCCAGCCATCCATTGGCATGCAGCCTTTGTGGGATTCCCAGAGGGTCATGGCTCCTGTACTTGGCTGCCTGCTTTGCTAGTGGGAGCCAACACCTTTGCCTCCCACCTCCTCTTTGCAGGTACCCCCTCTTCCTTCACTTGCTTCCATTGTTTACTCTGGctttgtggaaagaaaggaaacccCTGGATTTGAATGGAGAGATGTGGGTTTGTTGGATCTTTGGCACCCCTTGGCCTAGGCTAATTGGAACCTGAGCCAGCCAGGGTGGCCTGTTGATTCCAGCCATACCCTCTCTTGAGGCAGTAGGTTGCCCactgctcctgctctggcctttCCTGTGCGAGAGTCAAGGGCTGCAGAAGAGACAGCAGCCCCCAGGGGATGAAGCTGATGCCAGAGTCAGACccgaggaggaagaggagccacTGATGGAGATGCGGCTCCGGGATGTGCCTCACCACTTCTATGCAGCACTGCTGCAGCTGGGCCTCAAGTACCTCTTTATCCTTGGTATTCAGGTGGGTGTAGGAGAGAGATCAGGGAGATGGtgttttttctctgtgtgtgcatcACTTTCTTTCAGACCTTCAAAACCGTGGGAGAGAGCCTTGACTGAGTTTCACATAAGTGAAGTGGTTGCCCAAGCCCAGTGGCCTCAAATGGCAGCTCTGAGACTTGAACCTGGGTCTCCTTAATCCTAGTCCTGGATCATTTCCCCTCTACAACCTAGATCTGGACCCCGCTAGTTGCATTTGAGGATTACTCTATCAGTGGACAGACTGGAAAAACTGAGGTGATAGCCAGGATTTTCTTCCCAAACTGTGGTCATGGatcctcttcctttcctccagAGGCAGATGTGGCACTGATATCTTCCTCCATCCTGGGGGCACAGCCTGAGTGTTAGCATTGCAGATTGATactgacttgcccaaagtcacatagtgAGTCAGTGCTTGGGGCAGGGCAGGAAGTAGGTCCCCTAACTCCTAGCCCAGGACATGCAATATTTTTTCCACTGACATGCACTATTCTCCTGCTTCCATTTTTTACAGGGGCCTATAGAAACTCTCCTTTTGCTCcgcttcctcctctccttcacaAGTAATGtggcccctcctctcctcctctagATTCTGGCCTGTGCCTTGGCAGCCTCCATCCTTCGCAGGCATCTCATGGTCTGGAAAGTGTTTGCCCCTAAGTGAGTAGATTTGCTTGAGAAGTagaggtggtggggagggagaaacTTGGAACAAAGTATGAAGATCCTAAACATCCAGGATGGCCAAGGTTTTGCCTCTACAGGGAAAAGGCAGTAGACCTACTCTGTTCCCTGAGATTCTCCGCCTTTCTTTGCAGGTTCATATTTGAGGCTGTGGGCTTCATTGTGAGCAGCGTGGGACTTCTCCTGGGCATAGCTTTGGTGATGAGAGTGGATGGTGCTGTGAGCTCCTGGTTCAGGCAGCTATTTCTGGCCCAGCAGAGGTAGCCTAGTCTGTGATTACTGGCACTTGGCTACAGAGAGTGCTGGAGAACCCAGTGTAGCCTGGCCTGTACAGGTACTGGATGATCTGCAAGACAGGCTCAGCCATACCTCTTACTACCATGCAGCCAGGGGCCGCTGACTTCTAGGACTTCATTATTCTATAATTCAGGACCACAGTGGAATATGATCCCTAACTCCTGATTTGGATGCATCTGAGGGACAAGGGGGGCGGTCTCCGAAGTGgaataaaataggccgggcgtggcctataatcccagcactttgggaggcagaggcgggaggattgcttggtcccaggagttcaagaccagcctgtggaacataacaagaccccgtctctactatttaaaaaaaagtgtaataaaaTGATAATGTAATTATGTGTGTCTGAGATGTGGGGGAGCCCCACTGTTCTACAGGGGTTGTGAGGAGGATCAGTCTCTCCTGCCACCAGGCACAGATGAGATCAGTCATCTTAGGCAAGCCTGGCTGCACCTGAGAACCTTTATGAAGTGGTTGGAGTTGTCTGAATTCACTGCCTCCACCTCTTCCCAAATCAATCCTATTATCCCACCGCTATTTTCCTTTGCCATGCAACACATTTTGTTAAGTTCCTGTTCTTTGTCTGATAAAGAGAGAAGACTGAGAAGACAAGCCCAGGCATCATGCAGCACCGACTTTAACTGTCTGAAGCCCCAAATAGTGCTATGCCCCCGCTCCA
This portion of the Pan troglodytes isolate AG18354 chromosome 11, NHGRI_mPanTro3-v2.0_pri, whole genome shotgun sequence genome encodes:
- the PIGO gene encoding GPI ethanolamine phosphate transferase 3 isoform X2, which translates into the protein MQKASVLLFLAWVCFLFYAGIALFTSGFLLTRLELTNHSSCQEPPGPGSLPWGSQGKPGACWMASRFSRVVLVLIDALRFDFAQPQHSHVPGEPPVSLPFLGKLSSLQRILEIQPHHARLYRSQVDPPTTTMQRLKALTTGSLPTFIDAGSNFASHAIVEDNLIKQLTSAGRRVVFMGDDTWKDLFPGAFSKAFFFPSFNVRDLDTVDNGILEHLYPTMDSGEWDVLIAHFLGVDHCGHKHGPHHPEMAKKLSQMDQVIQGLVERLENDTLLVVAGDHGMTTNGDHGGDSELEVSAALFLYSPTAVFPSTPPEEPEVIPQVSLVPTLALLLGLPIPFGNIGEVMAELFSGGEDSQPHSSALAQASALHLNAQQVSRFLHTYSAATQDLQAKELHQLQNLFSKASADYQWLLQSPKGAEATLPTVIAELQQFLRGARAMCIESWARFSLSFLLLHLLAAGIPVTTPGPFTVPWQAVSAWALMATQTFYSTGHQPVFPAIHWHAAFVGFPEGHGSCTWLPALLVGANTFASHLLFAVGCPLLLLWPFLCESQGLQKRQQPPGDEADARVRPEEEEEPLMEMRLRDVPHHFYAALLQLGLKYLFILGIQILACALAASILRRHLMVWKVFAPKFIFEAVGFIVSSVGLLLGIALVMRVDGAVSSWFRQLFLAQQR
- the PIGO gene encoding GPI ethanolamine phosphate transferase 3 isoform X1, which translates into the protein MQKASVLLFLAWVCFLFYAGIALFTSGFLLTRLELTNHSSCQEPPGPGSLPWGSQGKPGACWMASRFSRVVLVLIDALRFDFAQPQHSHVPGEPPVSLPFLGKLSSLQRILEIQPHHARLYRSQVDPPTTTMQRLKALTTGSLPTFIDAGSNFASHAIVEDNLIKQLTSAGRRVVFMGDDTWKDLFPGAFSKAFFFPSFNVRDLDTVDNGILEHLYPTMDSGEWDVLIAHFLGVDHCGHKHGPHHPEMAKKLSQMDQVIQGLVERLENDTLLVVAGDHGMTTNGDHGGDSELEVSAALFLYSPTAVFPSTPPEEPEVIPQVSLVPTLALLLGLPIPFGNIGEVMAELFSGGEDSQPHSSALAQASALHLNAQQVSRFLHTYSAATQDLQAKELHQLQNLFSKASADYQWLLQSPKGAEATLPTVIAELQQFLRGARAMCIESWARFSLVRMAGGTALLAASCFICLLASQWAISPGFPFCPLLLTPVAWGLVGAIAYAGLLGTIELKLDLVLLGAVAAVSSFLPFLWKAWAGWGSKRPLATLFPIPGPVLLLLLFRLAVFFSDSFVVAEARATPFLLGSFILLLVVQLHWEGQLLPPKLLTMPRLGTSATTNPPRHNGAYALRLGIGLLLCTRLAGLFHRCPEETPVCHSSPWLSPLASMVGGRAKNLWYGACVAALVALLAAVRLWLRRYGNLKSPEPPMLFVRWGLPLMALGTAAYWALASGADEAPPRLRVLVSGASMVLPRAVAGLAASGLALLLWKPVTVLVKAGAGAPRTRTVLTPFSGPPTSQADLDYVVPQIYRHMQEEFRGRLERTKSQGPLTVAAYQLGSVYSAAMVTALTLLAFPLLLLHAERISLVFLLLFLQSFLLLHLLAAGIPVTTPGPFTVPWQAVSAWALMATQTFYSTGHQPVFPAIHWHAAFVGFPEGHGSCTWLPALLVGANTFASHLLFAVGCPLLLLWPFLCESQGLQKRQQPPGDEADARVRPEEEEEPLMEMRLRDVPHHFYAALLQLGLKYLFILGIQILACALAASILRRHLMVWKVFAPKFIFEAVGFIVSSVGLLLGIALVMRVDGAVSSWFRQLFLAQQR